In the Chryseobacterium sp. MYb264 genome, one interval contains:
- a CDS encoding gliding motility-associated C-terminal domain-containing protein, protein MKKILLILLVCISQIFFSQADCSTALSVCGNSDITYSPSGVGNVNETLGGCLTTGEHNSIWYKITIATAGTLTFDLLPTDPDADYDWAIYGPNVTCGALGTPIRCNAATVFTVGAATGMNMTSTIISAAGGSYTPYCQYMDVLPGQTYYLYIDNWVDAINPTMAPFSLTWGGTATLASPFIDPAIQPHPFNPPGSPAANPADPREIIICNTPAIFDFSTLTPGILNGNPNFFITYHTTQNDALSGASPILAPITVSTTATYFYSIHYEDPTNPNNPINSCRQVGAFKFKQGNISGTNVTIYSCNNNNAGTATFDLTIAGVFGDPTAVKKYYSSMANLNAGTNEILNPTAYVSAEGTVYVKITSLYGCVANAVITLKFHPVVVVNDATLRTCFLERDPLTASFNLTVAAVSSQLGIIKSYYPTLTDAINGTNPIATPTAYIAPNGFAYIKVTNAQGCYAIAKVSLEVIAPVFSSVLKDKIICIEDTTTLDAGSGFSDYEWSTGAKTQSITNVGVGTYWVKLKTGDCITTQHVKVIPSDQPVISTIDISTSTVTINVIGGTPAYKYSMDNVNWQDSNVFSKVTRGDHMIYVKDSYDCEPVDVTIVVPNLTNVITPNGDGINDVIDYTALGNKQNLTFNIFDRYGNKVFQADRFNNYTWDGTIGGKKVSTGTYWYSVTWNENDKKNTQIKYSGWVMVKNRD, encoded by the coding sequence ATGAAAAAAATTCTACTCATTTTACTTGTATGTATTTCTCAGATATTTTTTTCGCAAGCAGATTGTTCAACTGCATTATCGGTTTGTGGAAATTCTGATATTACCTATTCTCCCTCTGGAGTTGGCAATGTGAATGAAACACTCGGAGGATGCCTTACAACGGGAGAACACAATTCTATTTGGTATAAAATCACCATTGCTACAGCCGGTACATTAACTTTTGACCTGCTTCCCACAGATCCTGATGCAGATTATGACTGGGCTATTTATGGTCCGAATGTTACCTGTGGTGCGCTGGGTACTCCCATTCGTTGTAATGCGGCAACCGTATTTACGGTAGGAGCAGCAACGGGTATGAATATGACAAGCACTATTATCAGTGCGGCTGGTGGGTCTTACACTCCTTATTGTCAATATATGGATGTGCTGCCCGGGCAAACGTATTATTTATATATTGATAACTGGGTGGATGCGATTAATCCTACGATGGCTCCGTTTTCGTTGACTTGGGGCGGAACAGCTACTTTGGCATCGCCATTTATAGATCCTGCAATTCAGCCTCATCCTTTTAATCCTCCGGGAAGTCCGGCAGCAAATCCTGCTGATCCCAGAGAGATTATTATATGCAATACACCCGCGATTTTTGATTTCAGTACTTTAACTCCGGGAATTCTGAATGGAAATCCGAATTTCTTTATTACTTATCATACAACACAGAACGATGCGCTTTCCGGAGCAAGCCCTATTTTGGCGCCTATTACGGTAAGTACTACTGCAACTTATTTTTACAGTATACATTATGAAGATCCTACAAATCCCAATAATCCTATTAATTCTTGTAGGCAGGTTGGTGCATTTAAATTTAAACAAGGAAATATCAGTGGAACAAACGTGACGATATACAGTTGTAATAATAACAACGCGGGAACGGCGACTTTTGATCTAACAATAGCTGGAGTTTTTGGAGATCCTACTGCGGTTAAGAAGTATTATTCTTCCATGGCAAATCTGAATGCAGGAACAAATGAAATTTTGAATCCTACAGCATATGTGTCTGCAGAAGGAACAGTTTATGTAAAAATAACGTCTTTATACGGATGTGTTGCCAATGCGGTAATTACCCTGAAATTTCATCCTGTTGTTGTGGTAAATGATGCTACTTTGAGAACCTGTTTCCTGGAAAGAGATCCTTTAACGGCTTCCTTCAACCTTACTGTGGCGGCAGTTTCTTCTCAACTCGGAATTATTAAATCATACTATCCTACATTAACAGATGCAATCAACGGAACAAATCCTATTGCAACTCCCACTGCTTACATTGCTCCAAACGGATTTGCTTATATAAAAGTCACCAATGCTCAGGGATGTTATGCTATTGCGAAAGTCAGTCTGGAAGTGATTGCTCCGGTTTTTTCATCTGTCTTAAAAGATAAAATAATCTGTATAGAAGATACCACAACACTGGATGCCGGATCCGGCTTTAGTGATTATGAATGGAGTACAGGAGCAAAAACACAGTCGATTACAAATGTTGGAGTGGGAACGTATTGGGTGAAGCTGAAAACTGGCGATTGTATTACTACTCAGCACGTAAAAGTAATTCCTTCCGATCAGCCTGTGATTTCTACTATTGATATTTCAACTAGCACGGTCACGATAAATGTTATCGGAGGAACTCCGGCTTATAAATATTCGATGGATAATGTGAATTGGCAAGATTCTAATGTTTTCTCTAAAGTGACAAGAGGCGATCATATGATATATGTGAAAGATTCTTATGATTGCGAACCTGTGGATGTTACCATTGTTGTTCCTAATCTTACCAATGTCATTACACCAAACGGAGACGGAATAAATGATGTGATTGATTATACAGCATTGGGCAATAAACAAAATTTAACCTTCAATATTTTTGATCGCTACGGAAATAAGGTTTTCCAAGCCGATAGATTCAACAATTATACATGGGACGGAACCATTGGTGGTAAAAAAGTTTCAACCGGCACCTACTGGTATTCTGTAACATGGAATGAAAATGATAAAAAGAATACCCAAATCAAATATTCCGGTTGGGTCATGGTAAAAAACAGAGATTAA
- a CDS encoding DUF1572 domain-containing protein, which produces MKELFIKRFDYYKILSDQSFDQLSDEQIFWQFNEESNSIAVIVKHVAGNMLSRWTNFLTEDGEKPWRNRDEEFINTFKTKQEVLEYWEKGWKCLFDALNQITDENLYSTIYIRNEAHSVIDAVFRQLAHYPYHIGQIVYIAKMLKNDHWKTLSIAKNKSQEFNSEMKNQFSVNDLDSNSSPVCYQNSSEVRDEFKQ; this is translated from the coding sequence ATGAAAGAGCTATTCATAAAACGTTTTGACTATTATAAAATATTGAGTGATCAATCATTCGATCAATTATCAGATGAACAGATTTTTTGGCAATTCAATGAAGAAAGTAATTCCATAGCCGTTATTGTAAAGCATGTTGCGGGAAATATGCTATCCAGATGGACGAACTTTCTAACCGAAGACGGAGAAAAACCTTGGCGAAATCGAGACGAAGAGTTTATAAATACCTTTAAAACCAAACAGGAAGTTTTAGAATATTGGGAAAAAGGCTGGAAATGTCTTTTCGATGCTTTAAATCAGATTACTGATGAAAATTTATATTCAACTATTTATATCAGAAATGAAGCACATTCCGTAATTGATGCGGTTTTCCGACAATTAGCGCATTATCCTTATCATATCGGACAAATCGTTTACATCGCAAAAATGTTGAAAAATGATCACTGGAAAACACTTTCTATTGCAAAAAATAAATCTCAAGAGTTTAATTCCGAAATGAAAAATCAATTCTCTGTTAATGATTTGGATTCAAATTCTTCGCCGGTTTGCTATCAAAATAGTTCCGAAGTTAGGGATGAATTTAAGCAATAG
- the mtaB gene encoding tRNA (N(6)-L-threonylcarbamoyladenosine(37)-C(2))-methylthiotransferase MtaB, with protein sequence MSTFQRTAAFHTLGCKLNFAETSTIARQLTDAGYDKVSFDDKANVYVINTCSVTENADRECKLHVKRAMKANPEGLVVIVGCYAQLKPEEISQIDGVDLVLGAKEKFNILSYLDDLEKSESEGIVHSCEIEETDFFIGSYSIGDRTRAFLKVQDGCDYKCTYCTIPLARGISRSDTIGNVLKNATEIAAKDIKEIVLTGVNIGDYGKGEFGNKRHEHTFLDLISELDQVEGIERIRISSIEPNLLKDESIELVSKSKSFVPHFHIPLQSGSDDLLKKMKRRYLTKLYNDRVNKIREVMPHAAIGVDVIVGFPGETEERFMETYNFLNDLPITYLHVFTYSERENTEAVGMEGVVPIPERKKRNKMLRILSEKKKMAFYQTQLGKTLPVLWEHENKDGKMYGFTENYVRVQKDFDQASVNQIEFLNLEKILSDGTVSVQSSYESFLAKA encoded by the coding sequence ATGTCAACTTTTCAGAGAACTGCCGCATTTCACACCCTTGGCTGCAAATTAAATTTTGCGGAAACATCTACTATTGCCCGTCAATTAACAGATGCTGGTTACGATAAGGTAAGTTTTGATGATAAGGCAAATGTTTACGTAATCAATACTTGTTCGGTAACAGAAAACGCAGATCGTGAATGTAAACTTCACGTAAAAAGAGCCATGAAAGCCAATCCTGAAGGGTTGGTGGTGATCGTTGGATGTTATGCACAGCTGAAACCTGAAGAAATTTCACAAATCGACGGAGTAGATTTGGTTCTTGGAGCCAAAGAAAAATTCAATATTCTAAGTTATCTTGATGATTTGGAGAAATCTGAAAGTGAAGGAATCGTTCATTCTTGCGAAATTGAAGAAACCGATTTCTTTATCGGAAGTTATTCCATCGGCGACAGAACCAGAGCTTTTTTGAAAGTTCAGGATGGTTGTGATTACAAATGTACCTATTGTACAATTCCTTTAGCAAGAGGGATTTCTCGTTCTGATACCATCGGTAATGTGTTGAAAAATGCTACCGAAATTGCAGCCAAAGACATCAAAGAAATTGTTTTAACGGGTGTAAACATTGGTGATTACGGTAAAGGTGAATTCGGAAACAAAAGACACGAACATACTTTTTTAGATTTAATTTCAGAATTAGATCAGGTTGAAGGCATCGAAAGAATCCGTATTTCTTCCATCGAACCGAATCTTTTGAAAGATGAAAGCATTGAATTGGTTTCTAAAAGCAAAAGTTTTGTTCCGCATTTTCACATTCCTTTGCAATCGGGAAGTGATGATTTATTGAAAAAAATGAAGCGTCGTTATCTGACGAAGCTTTATAACGATAGAGTAAACAAAATCCGCGAGGTAATGCCTCATGCGGCTATTGGTGTTGATGTAATTGTTGGTTTCCCTGGTGAAACTGAAGAAAGATTCATGGAAACCTATAATTTCCTGAATGATCTTCCGATTACTTATCTTCACGTTTTCACATATTCTGAAAGAGAAAACACAGAAGCTGTAGGAATGGAGGGCGTTGTCCCGATTCCTGAGAGAAAGAAAAGAAATAAAATGCTGAGAATTTTATCTGAAAAGAAAAAAATGGCATTCTATCAAACCCAGCTTGGAAAGACGCTTCCTGTGCTTTGGGAGCACGAAAATAAAGACGGAAAAATGTATGGCTTCACAGAAAATTATGTGAGAGTGCAAAAAGATTTTGATCAAGCATCTGTCAATCAAATCGAATTTCTGAATTTAGAAAAAATCCTGTCAGATGGCACGGTTTCTGTGCAATCTTCTTACGAAAGTTTTTTAGCAAAAGCATAG